The DNA segment CAGTTGTGATTGGTCAATAGTTCATAGTATTCTTCTTTGCTCCCCTGCTCCTCATCTGCCCCTCGGTGAACAATATTGCTGCAATGACGGGGGTAGTTTTTGACACATCTGCTGAAATGATTGGGGACTAAGTTGCCACCAAGCAAATAATCCTATACCTGTACCCCCTACTAGTAACGCCAATAATCCCCCAACCAATAATAAAGGTTGACGGCGTTTTGGTTGTTTAATTGGGGCTGGGCTGGGTTCATCTGGGAGTTCCAAATCCAGCAATGCTTGAGAACTTTCCGTCAAGATAGATTCTTCTGGGTATCTTTCCAGTTCTGCTATTTCTGGTTCTGGAATCTCTACCAGTGGTGGCGTTGGTGTGATTGGCACTAAATATTCTTTAGAAACACGGCAAAGAGTCAGCACAACAGAAGTATTATCATGGCCATTTTTCTCATTGGCTAGATTAATCCAATGGTGGGCAGCATCTTCAACAGTCATTTGACCAGTTAATACTGGTACAGCGTAATCTTGCCAAGAATTTTCTACCCAGTTGTTATCACTTAACCCATCGGAACATAATAATAAAATCCCATCTTCATCGATGATGAATCGCTTAATCGCCAACCGTAAAGATTCAGCATCTCTGTTTCCCAAGGCTTGAGTTAAAGCATTGGCATCTTGTCGTTGGAGTACCTGCCGATACAAACTCCGGGCAGAACGGACTTCCCTCGTGACGATATCATCGTCTACTGTAAGCTGTTGGCAATATTCACGAGTTATCCAATAAGCACGGCTATCACCCACATTAACCAAATAAAGCTCATGGGCATTATCTGATTGCCACTCAGATGTGGTTAATACTCGTTGCGGTACTTGTACTGCCATTACCAGCGTTGTGGCCATGCGTTCTCTACCTTGGCGCTTTTGTTCATCATTACGGGAACTGATGAGGTTGTTAGCCACACGCAGACTAGCTTCGAGTTGTTCCTGTAACAAAGTTGGTGGGACAATTTCTGGCTGAGTTGCTACTTCGGTGAATAAAGCACGAATTTGTAATTTTAGAGACTGCACTGCCAATTGACTGGCTACTTCGCCCCCTTGATGTCCGCCAATGCCATCACAAACGATCGCTAAATTTGGTACTAATAATTCATGGGAGTCAACAGCAGTATTGGGATAGCAAGTATCTTCATTTTGTTTGAGTTGGGGGCCTGCATCTGTCACCCCTGCCATGCTTAAAGTTAATGGCAATTCTCCGGCGGCTGCGAGTAATAAAGCATTAAGTTGAGTCGCAATAGTTTCTAACTCTACTTCTGAGTTAGCCATCTGCTGGATGATATTCTGCAACCTTGGAGTAACAGAAGTTGTTGTCAACTCTAGTAGAGGCTGCCAAGAATCGCTTAAATCTTTTAAATTAGGCTGTTCTGTAGGTATTGTGGCATTCAGGTCTAACAGTCGCACACACCAACCTTGGACGCGCAAATTGTCGGCTTTCAGCAGGTTTTGAGCTAGTCCTAACTCCAGTAATGGTGTCCACAATTGGAGAATCTGCCATAACCAGTAAACTTGTCTGACTGGTTTGGCTTTTTCCCAGGCATCGATGATAGTTGGATAAATATTCCCTTCTTCATCGATGGGGACATTTTCTAGTAATAAGATATTGTCTGCGCCTTCTGGTAGAGAGGTAACAAAACCATAGACTTGGGGGAGATGCGATCGCTCTGGATATAAGCGAAGATAAGGAATAACATCCGGCGGTAATTCTTGAGGTACTTCTGGTAATAATCCCGGCCGAGTGTCCAACCAAACCTGTTGTCCTATTACCTCATATCTATCTGATACTTTTGTACCTAGTGGGATCTCGGTTGCTAGTGAGCCTGTAGCCCAAAGATAACGGTGAACTAAAGGAGTTTGACAACTAGCGCAAACACGTTCTCCCGCAAAATTAATCGGGTTATCACAATTTTGATTTATGCAATAAATTATCCGTTCGATAGAAAGCATACAAGTATAAATTTTAAAAATAAATTAAGTGGTGAAGTTCGATTAACTTTAGCAGTCAAAGGCTTGAAGGACAGAATAGACTTGTTTTGTGTACCTGTGGCTACACATTGTTACTGATTTTAATCAAAATTGCTGGGAAAAAGGTAATGAGTAATGGGTAAGAGTTATGTTTGATTACCAATTACCAATCACCAATTACCAATCACCAAATCCAGATAACCAGCGACTAAGTTGGTTTGTGTGAATGTAGTGTCTAGGATGGCGCTATGCCAATATCTACCTTAATCTGGCTACTGGCTGGAGCAATTCTCTGCTTAACAGAATTGTTCTTACCATCGGCGTTTATCGCCTTCATGATGGGAATTAGCGCCTTAATGGTGGCGTTACTATCTCAATTGGGGTTAGCTTTATGGCTGCAAGTTGTGGCTTGGTTGTTTCTTTCTACCGTTTTGATTGCACTTTCCCGCCGATTTTTGCAACCACGACAACGTAGGTCAAAAATTCAAGATGCAATTACGGCGGAAACCTTAACAGAAATTCTCCCCGGACAAGCAGGACGAGTATTATACGAAGGAAATTCTTGGCGGGCAAAGTGCGACGACGAGCAAATCACTATCGCTGCTCACCAAAGGGTTTATGTAGTCAGGAGGGAAGGCACTACTTTAGTGGTGATGCCTGAAAATTTGCTGCATTTTAGTCACTAGTCATTAACTAGACTTACGCATGAAAATGAAAAATCAAGGGTTTGGATAAGGGTACAGGGGTTTAGGGGTGTAAATGTTTAAAACCCTTATACCCACTCTCAACAGACAGCCTGGGCGCGTAAGTCCTAATTAACAGTTGGTTATAACTTATACAGAAATATTTAGAGGTTGGCAATGGAACAGTTATTTTTATTGATTGCTTTAGCGCTCGGTGGTTCTGCCGTTGCGGGGTCTGTGAAGGTGATTAATCAAGGTAATGAAGTTTTAGTAGAAAGATTAGGTAGCTACCACAAAAAGCTAGGCCCAGGACTAAATCTTGTCCTTCCTTTTATAGATAAAGCCGTCTACAAAGAAACTATCCGCGAAAAGGTTTTAGATATTCCACCCCAAAAATGTATTACCCGCGACAACGTAGGAATTGAAGTAGACGCAGTGGTTTACTGGCGAATTGTCGATATGGAAAAGGCTTGGTACAAAGTAGAAAACCTCCACTCGGCAATGGTGAATATGGTGCTGACCCAAATTCGCTCGGAAATGGGACAGTTGGAGTTAGATCAAACCTTTACGGCTCGTTCCCAAATTAATGAACTTTTATTACGGGAATTGGATATTGCCACTGATCCTTGGGGTGTAAAAGTCACAAGGGTAGAACTGCGAGATATTATTCCTTCCCAAGCTGTGCGGGAATCGATGGAATTGCAAATGTCAGCCGAACGACGCAGACGAGCAGCAATTTTAAATTCAGAGGGTGAGAGGGAAGCGGCTGTCAATTCTGCCAGAGGTAAGGCCGAAGCCCAAATATTAGATGCGGAAGCCAGGCAAAAGTCGGTAATCTTACAAGCAGAGGCGGAACAAAAAGCGATCGTTCTCAAAGCTCAGGCTGAACGTCAGCAACAAGTTCTCAAAGCTCAGGCTATTGCCGAATCAGCAGAAATTCTTGCCCAGAAAATCAGTTCCAATGGTACTGCTGAACAAGCCCTAGAGGTGTTATTGGCTTTGGGTTATCTCGATATGGGCGCAACCATCGGTAAGAGCGATAGCAGTAAAGTCATGTTTATGGACCCCCGCGCTATTCCCGCTACTTTAGAGGGTATTCGCTCGATTGTTTCGGATAGTCAGTCGTCAGTGGTCAGTGGTCAGTAGTTTCGGCTATTGACTAAATTTCACTCGCGTGATTCATTTGGCACTTACCACACAAACCGAAAAACTCCAGAGTGTGGTAGAAAATCTTAAACTTATGGGCAGTTTGTAACTGTTCTTCTAAGTTGTGAACAGGGCATTGATGAATAGGAATAGATACACCGCATTGCAGGCACGTAAGATGGTGTTTATCTTGCTGCGCTAGGCTGTAGAGAGCTTCGCCATTAGGTAAAGTCCGTACCTGCACCAAGCCTTCTAGTTTTAAGGCTTCCAAGGAACGATAAACTGTTGCTAACCCCATACTCTGATTGCGATTACGGAGTTCTACATAAATATCCTGGGCAGAAATGCCTTGTTTAATGGTTTGCAACAGGTTTAAGATGCGCTCTTGACTGCGGGTGCGTATGGCTCTCATAGACTATTATTTAAATTTGCCACTGGATTAGAAGCTGTTCTACTGCCTAACTAATAAATTAACTTTAACGTCTCGATTAACTTATTTTTACTCAGTTGGAACAGAAAGTTATAGTATAGCGATCGCAGCTTTCAGAAAAACTCCGTGCAAACTAAGTATCTAGCCAAAATTTTCGTGACACTTCGTCCTTCAGTTTTAGACCCGGCCGGTGTGGCCGTACAATCTGGTCTCCTGCAAATGGGATACGATAACGTTGATCATGTACGGATTGGTAAGTACATTGAACTCAACATTACTACTTCTGATGAAGCAAAAGCGCGTCAAGACTTAAACCGCATTTGTGATCAAATGTTATCTAATCCAGTAATTGAAAATTATCGCTTTGATTTGATTGAAGTCGAAACCCAGACCGGAGTATTTTAGGGATCGGGCAATAAGTAAGAAAACAACAATAGCAACTGACAACCGACAACTGACCCTCCGGGTGACGCTCGTTCCTCGCTAACGCTGCGCTAACGCCAGTTACTCATGGGGGAAACCCCCAAGACCGTACTGGCTCACAACTAACAACTAACAACTGACTAATCATGAAATTTGGCGTTGTTGTATTTCCTGGTTCTAATTGCGATCGCGATGTTGCCTATGTCACTAGAGACTTGCTAGGACAGCCAACTCGCATGGTTTGGCATCAAGACACCGATATTGCTGATTTGGATGTGGTGATTATCCCTGGTGGATTTAGTTATGGTGACTATTTACGCTGTGGGGCGATCGCTCGGTTCTCTCCTGTGATGCAGCAGGTGGTGGAACACGCCCAAAAAGGTAAGTTGGTGCTGGGGATTTGTAACGGTTTTCAGGTATTAACTGAAGCCGGACTCTTACCTGGAGCCTTGGCGAGAAATCAAGATTTGCATTTTATTTGCGATCGCGTCCCTCTCACTGTTGAGAGTACCAATAGCCTTTGGACTCAAGCTTACAACCCTGGTGAAGTCATCACTCTCCCAATTGCCCACGGAGAAGGCAGATTTTATGCTGATGAGGCAACTTTATCTGAGATTGAAGATAATGGGCAGGTGCTTTTCCGTTATGCGGGTGAAAATCCCAATGGTTCCCTGAATAATATAGCCGGGATTTGCGATCGCCAAGGCAATGTTTTAGGCATGATGCCTCACCCAGAAAGGGCTTCTGACCCTGTGCTTGGTGGTAGCGATGGATTAAAGTTATTCCAAGGGTTGCTTGAGAAGGTGGTGGCGTTGGCATAATGTTGACCTTCGCACCCATCATAGTTAAACAAGATAGAGGCACAGTCAGGCTGTGCCTTTCTCAGTTTCTATTAAAGTGCTTATTGTAACTATATAATGTCAATTTCTAATGAAACTAAACAATTTATTCAATGGATACAATCTTTTGATTATCGTGTTTTAAAAAACAAAGATGATGTCGAGATAAATTTTATTGTACCTATGTTTCGTCATCTCTGTTATCCCAAGACATATTCGGCTGGTAACTATCCTTTAAATACTCAAAACATTGAAAAAAATCTAGAAAGTATTTATATATATTTCTCTACTGATGATGTTATTAAACAAAATGCTGAAACAGCTTTAATCATTGCTATATATTTAGAGCCAAATTCTAATAATTTTCCAGAAGCTATCGAACGCGCCAAGTTTTATAGTACTTATTTAAAACCTTTATACTTTTTAGTGACTAATGGCTATCATGTGAGGATTTTTAAATATTTTATCTACCACAAAGAAGAATTAATCTTTGACAAAAGTGTCGATTCTTTAAAAAACACCCATATAGCCACAGAATTCTATAATAACTTTAATTTTAATTTAGTTAAAAATATTGATAAAAACACAGCTAATATTTCTAAATATACACAATATAGCCTCATAGAAAAATCATTAAGACGGTACAATTTACAGGAAATTGTCGCTAATACTGACTTTAGAACCTCTACCTTTAGAGAAGGCGATCGCCTGACTGTTGTCAAGCCTAAAGTAGTTATAGAGTGTAACTTACCTAAAGCTTCTGGTGAAGGTAATTGTCAAATACAATTTAGCAGCGTTATCTTAAGAGGACTAAAGGTTAGCTTAAATCATCAATATATTTTAGGTAACCTCATGACAGGCTTAAATACCCGTCCAGAATGGGGTTGCCGGAGTTTTCTTAAACAATTAGATGATAACGCTTTTGAAGTTAATCTAGGTCAAACAACAGTTATATTATCTGACTTAGAAACAGCAGACTTATGTTTATGTATCGATATAGTTGCTCAAGAATATAAAAAAGCGATTATTGCTTTTGAAAATGCTTTAGAAACTTGGGATTTTGAATTTACAGATTTTTTAGGTGTGCGTGGAGTTAATCTGTTTTCTGTAGATGCAAAATTATGGCGATTAATGCACAACTTCGCCAATGAGTTTAACTATGTGCAAGGTAAATCAGAGTGGCATTTATTTCAACAGGAAGATATTTCCATTCGTGTTAGTCGTGGGATTCGGGATCATGCTTTTATTTTACCCAAACCTGTCAATTATTTATCTATATTACCAAACGGCATAATTAACATAGTTTATGAAATAAATGATGTGCATCTACAATCTTTGGAAAAAGGCGAAATGAATACATGGCAGCAAGATATCGGCCCACGGGGTACTTGGACAGCTAAATACACTCAACAATGGCTATTAAATCAATTTATTCCTAAAGTTATTGATTATTATTCGGCTAAATATCCGTTGTCTGAAGAGGAATTATTAAATAATATATTGAATACCGAAAATAACAGGATTTCTATTACAAAAATCAATGAAATTCAAGAGTTAATTCCTTATCTCCAAGATATACAATCTTGGCTAAATATATATATAGAAAATAGTTCGACTACATTATTGCGGGTATATTACAGGGCATTCACTAATTTAGTACGGAATACAGATTCATCAATAGAAGGGATGGATTATATTATCCGTAACTTATCTTTAATGGAAACTGATAATACAAAAGATAGAGTTAAAAGTAATTTCCAAAAATGGAGTTTTAAAGACGTAATTTATTATTTAGATGCTCAAGTGGGTAGAATTAATAATTATCAACATGAAAATAGTTTTAAAGCAGTTTTAATTACTCGCATTTTTATCTGGATTATCGAACATGGCAAAATAAGCTGCTCCCAAGCCCAGTTAAATGCTGCAAAGCAAGCCTTACTACCACTGTGGGAGCAAAGCCGCTTTGAAATGCGCCATGTTTATCCAAATCGTTAATTTTGTTCACCTCTAGAGAAAAGCATATTCCCTATGACCCGTTTCCCATAAATGCCCAAATTACGGCGTAGTTGGTTCGGAAATACTTAGGGTATTTTTGGGATTCTCTTTTTGTACTACGGATGCAGCTATTTCTGTGGTATCTGTTACTTCTATTGCATTATTTACACTAGAGGGACGTAAGGCAGTCAAAGCAGTCTTAATTATTACAGCAGTGGGAACGGCAACAATTACCCCTAAAAGTCCACCAACTCTAGCTCCTGTCAAAACAGATATTAATATCCAGACTGGATTCAAGCCAGTAAAATTGCCCAAGATACGGGGAGCGATTAAGTTTTCCAGAATTTGCTGGACAATTACAGCCGCAATCAAAACTCTGACTCCCATCGAGAAATCTTGCAATGCGACTAGTGAGGTAGTAAGTGCAATACCCACAGAACCACCAAATGGCACAAGCGCCATAATGCCAATGGTCAGCCCAAATAATAGCCCAAATGGCACCTTCAGCCATAAGAAGGCAGGAATGAGGGCTGATGCCATACAAGTAGATAAAATTAACTGGGTAATAAAGAAATTTTGAAAGCTCAAGCGTACTGTTTGGGAGAATGGAGCGCGGAACTTGCTAGGGAGCCATTCTACTAAGCTTTGCCAAAGTTCACCGCCATGCTGGAGAAGATAGAAAGTTAACACCATTGTCAACAGAAAATCTAGCAAACTGGTGAAGGTGACAACGGCCAGATTGAGGACTTGTCCGGCGATCGCCTGGAGTTGTCCTTTGACGCGATCATTAATCTGTACTACCAAAGCATCCAGGTTAATCGGTAAACCTACAGTCTCTGCTTTCTCGTTTAACATCATGAGCTGCGATCGCCCAGAATCAATTAACTCTGGGATACGTGCTACCAGTTGTTGAGCTTGGGTAAGCGCCAGAGGAAATAAAGTCACACCCAGAGCTAACAAAATTGATAGAGCCAATAAAAACACTAAAATAGCAACTTGCTCTCGCCTCGCGCCGCGATGCGCCATCCAACTAACAGGGTAGTTGAGCAGAAATGCTAAAACTGAAGCTCCGACTAAAATGACTATTAAGGAATGGAAGTAATCAAAAATTGCGGAAATTGCCCAACCATTGAGAACTAATAAAGGAGCGAACAGAGCGATCGCCCCAATTCTCGCTATTGGTGTTAGTGTTTGCCACCAGTTGAGTAGCTTGAGTGTCTGCATCTTGAGCCGATTGCGGGATAGAACTAAAAAATTCTGTATCTATAGCTTATTATCTCTAACTACATCATTGTCATTCATCCCTCTAGTTTAGGATTTGACGAAAAAACAATGGAAGACTTTCAATCAAATCAAAACATCACGGTGAGCGAGGAAGAGTCAACTATTCCTAAAACACAGCTTATTTTACATCTAATCCCTGTTATTGGCTTTTTTCCATCCCTCTGGACTGTTTATCGCTGTCAAGGTAGCCGGGAACAACTGGCGGTGAGTCGTCTGTCTATTACTCTGGCGTTTACTTGGTTGTTGGGGTATCTCTTGTTGGCTACTGGAGCAGCAACTGCGGAATTTTTCACCCTGCGCCTGTTAATTCTGAATGGCTTTTTTACATCTGGTTACTTCTTGGTAAGTATCTGGTTAATTTTGCGCTTATTCCAAGGTAAGTCCCATCGTTTACCAGGGTTGAGTCGCTTTGCAGAACAGGTGTTTAGCAAATATTTATCTTGAGTTTCTCAGATGATTAGGCAGCATTTTTACTTAATGGCTAACAAAATTACGCATAATTTTCTGATAGACCTAGTCAAAGGGAACGGACTATTGCCATACTGCTATAAATCAATTAGAAAATTGCCACAATGAGGAAAAATCCTGCTATAAGTGTTGTGGTTGAAAGCAAAATAAAATGTCAATGTAATTGATTAAAAGTTAGCTATTATGGGTTGATTTATCTGCATTATTTTAAGTCAGCAAATTTACTTAATTCATCAGTATAGTGTGAGGAAGTCTGTGACCATTCAAAGAACTTCAGCAGAAGGAAATCCATCGTCAAACGCCCCTAACTCCAGTGGCAAAAATTCGCGCAATACGAAACCGGGGCGTTGGCTATGGTTTTGGATGGGTATGGGTGGAATTGCGATGGTATCAGCAACAGCCGGAGCGCTATTAGCTGTTTCATTAACCAGTACACCATTGCAGCAAGCTCAACTCAGCCCCCAAGAAGAAGCAGTCTTTGATGGTGATGCCATCTCTGGTAGTGGATTACGTTTTTCTGAATTAACTCGGCCTGTGAATCTATTAGTCATGGGGATGAGCGTACTTCCACCAGATGTTCAAAATCCCCCTACTGAAACCCAAAATCTCCGCTACCTACCCCAGGTAAATTCCTTTGATGGTCTTGCTGATGTCATGCTCATGGTGAAGTTTGACCCAGAGACCAAAAAAATTGCTATGCTTTCCATTCCCAGAGATACCCGCACGCGTATAGAAGGGCATGGAGTCAGAAAAATTAATGCCGCTAACGTGGAGGGTGGGCCTGCTTTAACTGCCACAACTGTTAGTAATCTGTTGGGTGGTGTGGGTATTGATCGCTATATCCGCATTAACGTTTTGGGAGTTGGTAAACTCATTGATGCTTTGGGCGGAGTGACAGTTTATGTCCCCAAAGATATGAAATATCAAGATCATTCCCAACACTTATATATTAATTTAAAGGCAGGTAAACAGCATCTGAATGGCGACCAGGTACTACAATTACTCCGCTTTCGTCATGATGAACTAGGAGATATTGGCCGGATTCAACGCCAGCAAATGGTGATGCGTGCTTTAATGGATCAAGCTCTTAACCCTGTAACAGTAGCTCAGTTACCAAAAATTCTCAACGTAGTTAAAGATAATATCGACACCAACTTGACAGTTGAGGAATTGGTAGCGCTAGTGGGTTTTGGTGTGCGGACTAATCGCACCAATATGCAAATGTTAATGCTACCCGGACGTTTCAGCGAACCAAATGAGTATAATGCCAGCTATTGGATACCAAGTAAAAATGGTATCGCTAAACTTATGGCACAGCATTTTGGTTTGGAATCTCTATCAGAAAACCCGGTAAATGATCCAACGGCTGTACGAGTGGCAATTCAGGATAGCACAGGTAGCGATCGCTCTCAACTACGTCCTTTAATTAATGCCTTAGAAAAAGCCGGCTATCGTAACGTTTACGTGGCTAATGCTTGGACTGAACCCTTGGAAGTCACTAATATTATTGCCCAGCAAGGCGACGGCAACAGCGCTGAGTCCATTCGCAACGCCTTAGGTTTTGGCGAAGTGCGGGTAGAAAGCACTGGTAGTCTCAACTCAGATATTAGTATCCAAGTAGGCAAAGATTGGTTACAACAAAAATCTCTGTTAGAGGATTCTATTAAGTTCTAATATCCCGTCAGGTAGGACTTATACCAATTCAAAATACCCTTTGCTACGCTACGCTACCGCGTAGCTTGCTTCCCCGTAGGGTACAAAATTCAAAATCAAGACAGGACAAGCGTTTGGGGCTGTATTGAATTTTGAATTTTGAATTGATTCACAGCAATCCTAAAGCTTTGAGACTGCGCCGAGTAACTTCAATTCGGGCAGCAGCGTCATCATTGTTGCGTATATCAATATTGGTAGCAAAGAAATATACATTATTGTTTTGTTCCAGATATCCCACAAACCAGCCAATATTCGGGGTAACACTTGCCGCCCAGCCTGTCTTTCCTCGCAATACATAATTGGGGGTACGTTCGTAAATCATGATGTCTTGAACTAAATCCAAAGTACGTTGGGAAAAGGGTAACTCTTTGCGGTGCAGACGTTGTAGAAACTCAATCTGTTGTTTGGGTGTAATTTGCAAAGGCCCTTCTAGCCAAAATCTGTCAATTTGCTCAGGTGTGCCGATTTGAAGATTCCCATAGCCGACTTGCTTGATAAATTTCTCCATCCGTTCATGACCAATTTTTCGAGCCAGTACTTGGTAGAACCATACTGTCGAATTTCTGAATGCTTGGCGTATATTGGTGTCTTGATTCCATGTGGGGAACTGGCGCTGCATACCGTCCCAAGTCAAAATAGCCACATCATTGGAAATTACCCCAGTCTCTAAAGCTACCAGAGAATTAAAAATTTTAAAAGTCGAGGCAGGAAGGAACGATTGTGAGTTGCGAGCAGCGTTGTGTTCGTAAAATTTTTTGTTGTTGCGATCGTAAATTAGAATAGAACCTTTGATTCCCAGTTGATTAAATGAACGCCCAAGGTTAACATTCACCGGAATTGCAGGTGTCTGAATTTCCTGGGAGTGTCCAGGCATATCTCGAAAATTGCTAATTGTTAAAAATGGCACAAGGGTAGTCATAGCAACGATCATTGCTAGGGACATTCGTCGATTTCGAGACATAACGATCTTTCCTACAAAACTGATTTACAAACCAGTGATAATACAGCAATGGTGTTTGTAGTTCCAGAAATCTATTTCTCTGTTTGGTTGATTAGTCTGTGTGATTTTATAGTTGCTATCTGCTGGTTCACGTTCTGATCACCGTCGATTTATTGCAAAAAGTAATAAACACCCAAGATAAATGGGAATAATAAATTTGCGTAATTTGCTAGTTATCAGTTCAAGAGATGCTAAGTAGAACGACTTGAAAAAACCAACCTATGTTAAGTGATGTAAAAATACTAGGCTTCATTTCGTAGTAAGGACTTTACTCCTTTTCTGTTCGCGGAGCGTCTTGCAGAGAGAACTTTAGTTCTTACTACAAACATTTAATTATTTACACTGTTCTACTTAATAGACTTGTGCCGTTAGTATTCAACGACTCTGTTAAGAGCTAAAGCCTTTCTCTGCAAGACGCTGATGAGGATCTGGAGCGTCTCTCCCGCAGTTCAGAATGGTGATAGCTAATAAGTAACAGGAAAAGATGTATTTTCAATTGCCAATTAACCAGTCTTAAAAGCACATCTACATAACTCCAGATTAAACCTGACGACTTATTAAATAGCTTATGTATAATGAAACACTGAAGCAGCAAATAAATCTACTCCAGCAACAAAACGCTCAATTAAAGCAACAGTTGGCTGCAACTACCCAAGAATCTAGTGCAGTTATCGCCCGACTGGAACAGGAACTCAGTGAATCTAAAAACTTGTTGCTATTTTTTGATATTTCAGTGGATATACTCTGTATTGCTGACTTTAATGGCCATTTTCAGCGAGTGAATCAGGCTGGTGAAGATATTTTGGGTTATTCTCAAGCGGAGCTTTTATCTTTACCCTTCATGGAGCTAGTACATCCAGAAGATAGAGCCGCTACCTTGGCTGAAATGTCTAAGTTAAGTGAAGGAATTCGGGTTTTTCGGTTGGAAAATCGCTATCGCTGCAAAGATGGTTCCTATCGCTGGCTATCGTGGACTTTGGTTGGTCACGATAACTATATTTTGGCGATGGCTAGAGATGTGAGCGATAGTGTTGAGCTTCGCTCATGCAAACAAACTGAAGTCACGCTACGTCAACAAGAAGCCCAGTATCGGGGCATTTTTGAGACTGTGAATGATGGTATCGGCGTTATAGATTTGGATACTAGCAAGTTAGTTGCGGTGAATCCTGCTTTTTGTGAGATGCACGGCTATTCTCAATCTGAGTTTCTCAATCTCAACCCCACAGATTATATTCACGCCGAATCTTATGAGAAGTTTGGGGATTTTATCAAAACAGTGAAAGCTGGGCAGAAATATCATACCCAAGCTGTAGGTATTTGCAAAGACGGTACTAGCTTTGATATAGAAGTCACAGGAAAACTGCTTTACTACGATGGTAAGCCTCATGCCATTGCGGTAGTGAGGGATATTAGTGAGCGCGTAGAAGCAGAACGGGAAC comes from the Nostoc sp. PCC 7120 = FACHB-418 genome and includes:
- the blaOXA gene encoding class D beta-lactamase, translating into MSRNRRMSLAMIVAMTTLVPFLTISNFRDMPGHSQEIQTPAIPVNVNLGRSFNQLGIKGSILIYDRNNKKFYEHNAARNSQSFLPASTFKIFNSLVALETGVISNDVAILTWDGMQRQFPTWNQDTNIRQAFRNSTVWFYQVLARKIGHERMEKFIKQVGYGNLQIGTPEQIDRFWLEGPLQITPKQQIEFLQRLHRKELPFSQRTLDLVQDIMIYERTPNYVLRGKTGWAASVTPNIGWFVGYLEQNNNVYFFATNIDIRNNDDAAARIEVTRRSLKALGLL
- a CDS encoding LCP family protein, coding for MTIQRTSAEGNPSSNAPNSSGKNSRNTKPGRWLWFWMGMGGIAMVSATAGALLAVSLTSTPLQQAQLSPQEEAVFDGDAISGSGLRFSELTRPVNLLVMGMSVLPPDVQNPPTETQNLRYLPQVNSFDGLADVMLMVKFDPETKKIAMLSIPRDTRTRIEGHGVRKINAANVEGGPALTATTVSNLLGGVGIDRYIRINVLGVGKLIDALGGVTVYVPKDMKYQDHSQHLYINLKAGKQHLNGDQVLQLLRFRHDELGDIGRIQRQQMVMRALMDQALNPVTVAQLPKILNVVKDNIDTNLTVEELVALVGFGVRTNRTNMQMLMLPGRFSEPNEYNASYWIPSKNGIAKLMAQHFGLESLSENPVNDPTAVRVAIQDSTGSDRSQLRPLINALEKAGYRNVYVANAWTEPLEVTNIIAQQGDGNSAESIRNALGFGEVRVESTGSLNSDISIQVGKDWLQQKSLLEDSIKF